The following are encoded together in the Methylomonas methanica MC09 genome:
- a CDS encoding malate dehydrogenase translates to MKTPVDIAVTGAAGQISYSLLFRLAAGDLLGPDQPIVLRLLEITPALEVLRGVVMELHDCAFPLLHKVIITDDPKVAFDNIDYAFLVGAKPRKQGMLRSDLLSQNAEIFLVQGQALNEVANRNVKVLVTGNPANTNAYLAINHAPDLAPECFAAMTMLDHTRAVSQLAQKCGVPTRDIRNMTVWGNHSCMQYPDLHNALVKGRPALDLVEQDWFVDEFMPTVQYRGAEVIKARGQSSAASAANAAIMHMSTWIHGTDEGDWVSMAVPSDGSYGIESGLVFSFPVTVSDGHYHIVKGLDMNEFSLERLRRNEAELVEERQAVKHLL, encoded by the coding sequence ATGAAAACACCCGTCGATATTGCTGTAACAGGTGCCGCAGGCCAGATTAGTTATTCATTGTTATTCAGGTTGGCGGCAGGTGATTTATTAGGTCCGGACCAGCCCATCGTATTGCGCTTGCTGGAAATTACGCCGGCCTTGGAGGTGTTGCGGGGCGTGGTGATGGAATTGCACGATTGCGCATTCCCGCTGCTGCATAAAGTCATCATTACCGACGATCCGAAAGTCGCCTTCGATAACATCGATTATGCCTTTTTGGTCGGCGCAAAACCCCGCAAGCAAGGCATGCTTAGAAGCGATTTACTCTCCCAAAACGCCGAGATTTTTTTGGTGCAGGGCCAAGCTTTGAATGAAGTTGCCAACCGCAACGTCAAGGTTTTGGTGACCGGCAACCCCGCCAATACCAACGCCTATTTGGCGATAAATCATGCCCCGGATTTGGCGCCGGAATGTTTCGCGGCCATGACCATGCTGGATCATACCCGTGCCGTCAGTCAGTTGGCGCAAAAATGCGGCGTACCCACCCGGGATATTCGAAATATGACGGTGTGGGGCAATCATTCCTGCATGCAATATCCCGACCTGCATAATGCTTTGGTTAAAGGGCGCCCCGCATTGGATTTGGTTGAACAAGACTGGTTTGTTGACGAATTTATGCCGACCGTGCAATACCGGGGGGCTGAAGTAATTAAAGCCCGCGGTCAATCCAGTGCGGCCTCGGCCGCCAATGCTGCAATCATGCATATGTCTACCTGGATACACGGCACGGACGAAGGCGACTGGGTCAGCATGGCTGTGCCTTCCGACGGCAGTTATGGTATCGAGTCCGGCCTAGTGTTTTCCTTTCCGGTCACCGTATCCGACGGGCATTACCATATCGTAAAAGGGTTGGATATGAACGAATTCAGTCTGGAAAGATTGCGCAGGAACGAGGCCGAGTTGGTTGAAGAACGGCAGGCGGTCAAGCATTTATTATGA
- a CDS encoding NADP-dependent methylenetetrahydromethanopterin/methylenetetrahydrofolate dehydrogenase, which produces MKKLLFQFDTDTHPSVFDTVVAYDGGADHVIGHGGLTPDSIGGLVEGCIFTRAPKDKKNTAIFIGGSNMIAGQNLLAAVQAHFFPGFQVSVMLDSNGSNTTAAAAVSRIATSTTLAGKKAVVLAGTGPVGQRAAAMMALEGAQVSVTSRQLLNAEKACLAMKERFNVDLVPIEAADLDARAAAIQDAHIVFATGAAGVELLQPEQWQNHPTLEVLADANATPPVGIGGAKVMDKGEIRHGKVIWGAIGFGALKLALHRACVAKLFTDNKQVLDAEIIFQLAKQMA; this is translated from the coding sequence ATGAAAAAACTACTATTTCAGTTCGACACTGACACTCATCCTTCAGTTTTTGACACAGTGGTAGCTTACGACGGCGGCGCCGACCATGTTATCGGCCACGGCGGCTTAACCCCGGATAGTATCGGCGGTTTAGTCGAGGGCTGCATTTTCACCCGCGCGCCCAAGGACAAAAAAAACACCGCCATTTTTATCGGCGGCAGCAATATGATAGCCGGTCAGAATTTACTGGCCGCGGTGCAGGCACATTTTTTTCCCGGTTTTCAAGTATCGGTCATGCTGGACAGTAACGGCAGCAACACCACTGCGGCGGCCGCTGTTTCCAGAATCGCCACCAGCACCACTCTGGCCGGTAAAAAAGCCGTAGTTTTGGCCGGTACCGGCCCGGTAGGCCAACGCGCCGCAGCGATGATGGCCTTGGAAGGCGCACAGGTCAGCGTGACATCCCGGCAATTACTTAATGCCGAAAAAGCCTGTCTTGCCATGAAAGAACGTTTTAACGTGGACTTAGTCCCAATCGAAGCGGCGGATTTGGACGCCAGGGCCGCGGCCATTCAAGACGCCCATATCGTTTTCGCCACCGGCGCCGCTGGCGTGGAACTGCTTCAGCCGGAACAGTGGCAAAACCACCCGACTCTGGAAGTTTTGGCGGATGCCAATGCCACCCCACCGGTGGGTATAGGCGGCGCGAAAGTGATGGACAAAGGCGAAATCCGCCACGGTAAAGTCATCTGGGGGGCAATCGGTTTCGGCGCATTAAAACTGGCGCTGCACCGGGCTTGCGTTGCCAAGCTGTTTACCGATAATAAACAGGTACTGGATGCTGAAATTATTTTCCAACTCGCCAAGCAAATGGCTTAA
- a CDS encoding glycerate kinase type-2 family protein — MTDTAAILREHCLALFQAGIAAADPCAAVEQCLVVDDDQLKIRLEPHSSQYRCANWQKIHIIAFGKAACAMAGAARRTIPPHQLAEPGLVVTTYENVEAVEGFEVLAAGHPLPDRNGLNAAQRIVERIRTIPAGDLVLVLISGGGSALLPYPAEGVGLAGKIAATQLLLACGADINQVNCVRKHLSLLKGGGLARQAAPADLHALILSDVLGDDLSSIASGPTVADATSYADAIAVFKGKQVWDKVPATVKDHLEKGVAGLRPETLKPGDALLNSVSHTLVGSNAISVSATVQACRQHDYHTLIYSHNLSGEAREAAEQWVIAANILLTKGLTQATAMIAGGETTVTLTGTGKGGRNQEMALAFALAAERHGLPCRWTFLSGGTDGRDGPTDAAGGIVDSDTLNSMRRAGIDPLAALNDNDSYTALYAANALVNTGATGTNVADLQILLLYPFSE; from the coding sequence ATGACTGACACGGCGGCAATTTTGCGTGAACACTGTCTGGCGCTTTTTCAGGCCGGGATTGCCGCCGCCGACCCTTGCGCAGCGGTCGAGCAATGCTTGGTTGTCGACGACGATCAGTTAAAGATACGTTTGGAGCCCCACTCCAGCCAATACCGCTGCGCCAATTGGCAAAAAATTCATATCATCGCCTTCGGCAAGGCCGCTTGCGCGATGGCCGGCGCCGCCCGTCGAACGATTCCCCCACATCAATTAGCCGAACCCGGCCTCGTGGTAACCACCTACGAAAACGTGGAGGCGGTGGAGGGCTTTGAAGTCTTGGCGGCGGGTCACCCCTTACCCGACCGGAACGGCCTGAATGCCGCGCAACGGATTGTCGAGAGAATCCGGACCATCCCGGCCGGCGATTTGGTTTTGGTGCTGATATCCGGCGGCGGCTCGGCGCTACTACCCTACCCGGCCGAAGGCGTCGGTCTGGCGGGTAAAATCGCCGCCACGCAATTACTGCTGGCGTGCGGCGCGGACATCAATCAAGTCAATTGCGTGCGCAAACATTTATCCCTTCTCAAGGGCGGCGGTCTGGCCCGTCAGGCGGCGCCCGCCGACCTGCATGCACTGATTCTGTCCGACGTATTGGGCGACGACTTAAGCAGCATCGCCAGCGGACCCACCGTCGCCGATGCCACCTCGTATGCTGACGCCATAGCGGTTTTTAAGGGCAAGCAGGTTTGGGATAAGGTGCCGGCCACGGTTAAAGACCATCTCGAGAAAGGGGTGGCGGGGCTAAGGCCTGAAACGCTCAAACCCGGCGATGCTCTGTTAAATTCAGTCTCGCACACCCTGGTGGGCAGCAACGCCATCAGCGTGTCGGCCACTGTACAAGCGTGTCGACAGCACGATTATCACACCCTGATATACAGCCATAACTTAAGCGGCGAAGCGCGAGAGGCAGCCGAACAATGGGTTATAGCCGCCAACATCTTGCTAACCAAAGGCCTTACCCAAGCCACCGCCATGATCGCCGGCGGCGAAACCACGGTTACCTTGACCGGCACCGGCAAGGGCGGCCGTAACCAGGAGATGGCCTTAGCCTTCGCGCTGGCGGCGGAAAGGCACGGCCTGCCCTGCCGATGGACGTTTTTAAGCGGCGGTACCGACGGCCGCGACGGCCCGACCGATGCGGCGGGTGGCATCGTCGATAGCGACACGCTAAATAGTATGCGCCGCGCCGGCATCGACCCGCTTGCCGCTCTGAACGACAACGACTCATACACCGCGCTTTACGCGGCCAATGCTTTGGTCAATACCGGCGCCACCGGCACGAATGTCGCCGACCTGCAAATACTGTTACTGTATCCTTTTAGCGAATAA
- the glyA gene encoding serine hydroxymethyltransferase codes for MFNPSMTIAGFDNELAKAIEQERRRQEDHIELIASENYASPRVLEAQGTLLTNKYAEGYPEKRYYGGCEYVDIVEQLAIDRAKELFGADYANVQAHSGSQANMAVFMSLIQPGDTILGLSLADGGHLTHGAKPNFSGKIYNAIQYGLNPQTGEIDYEQVEALALEHKPKMIIAGFSAYSRIWDWQRFRDIADKVGAYLVVDMAHVAGLVAAGVYPNPVPIADVVTSTTHKSLRGPRGGLILCKSNPELEKKINSNIFPGIQGGPLMHVIAAKAVAFKEAMSPEFKVYQQQVVKNAQAMAEVFIKRGFDVVSGGTDNHLMLVSLVAKGITGKAADAALGRAHITVNKNAVPNDPQSPFVTSGIRVGTPAPTTRGFKEDQMREIASMMCDVMDNIEDEHVITAVRDKVKLLCSRFPVYSEA; via the coding sequence ATGTTTAACCCGTCCATGACCATAGCAGGTTTTGACAACGAATTAGCCAAGGCTATCGAGCAAGAGCGCCGCCGCCAGGAAGACCACATCGAGCTGATTGCCTCCGAAAACTATGCCAGCCCTCGGGTATTGGAAGCGCAAGGTACGTTGTTAACCAACAAATACGCGGAAGGTTATCCGGAGAAACGTTATTACGGCGGCTGCGAATATGTGGATATCGTCGAACAACTGGCCATAGACCGCGCCAAGGAATTGTTCGGCGCCGATTACGCCAATGTGCAGGCGCATTCCGGTTCGCAAGCCAATATGGCGGTATTCATGTCATTGATCCAGCCGGGCGACACCATTTTAGGTTTAAGTCTGGCGGACGGCGGTCATTTGACCCACGGCGCCAAACCCAACTTCTCCGGAAAGATTTATAACGCCATTCAATACGGTCTGAATCCGCAAACCGGCGAAATCGATTACGAACAAGTCGAAGCCCTGGCCCTGGAACACAAACCGAAAATGATCATCGCCGGTTTCTCGGCTTATTCCCGCATCTGGGATTGGCAGCGTTTCCGCGATATCGCCGATAAAGTCGGTGCCTATCTGGTGGTGGACATGGCCCACGTGGCCGGTCTGGTTGCGGCAGGCGTATATCCCAATCCCGTGCCGATTGCCGACGTAGTGACCAGCACCACCCATAAATCCCTGCGCGGCCCACGCGGCGGCCTGATTTTGTGCAAAAGCAACCCGGAACTGGAAAAAAAGATCAACTCCAACATTTTCCCCGGTATCCAAGGCGGCCCGCTGATGCACGTGATCGCCGCCAAAGCCGTGGCTTTCAAGGAAGCCATGAGCCCGGAATTTAAAGTCTACCAACAACAAGTGGTGAAAAACGCCCAAGCCATGGCGGAAGTGTTTATCAAACGCGGTTTCGACGTGGTGTCCGGCGGCACCGACAACCACTTGATGCTGGTGTCGCTGGTTGCCAAGGGCATCACCGGCAAAGCTGCCGATGCCGCCTTGGGCCGCGCCCATATCACCGTCAACAAAAATGCCGTGCCCAACGACCCGCAATCGCCGTTCGTCACCAGCGGCATCCGGGTCGGCACCCCCGCCCCAACCACCCGCGGCTTTAAAGAAGACCAAATGCGCGAAATCGCCAGCATGATGTGCGACGTGATGGACAATATCGAAGACGAACACGTTATTACCGCTGTGCGCGATAAAGTGAAATTATTGTGCTCGCGGTTTCCGGTGTATTCGGAAGCCTAA